Proteins from a genomic interval of Trifolium pratense cultivar HEN17-A07 linkage group LG6, ARS_RC_1.1, whole genome shotgun sequence:
- the LOC123890047 gene encoding calcium load-activated calcium channel-like, whose translation MAYPFSDFKYSDGLTVVGISFCTAIVCEAISWVLIYRTNSYKNLRSSIDKASKKLETMKTDSNKINIKKSKTKKIDRVETSLKESSRDLSLFKFKSGGVVALVLFVVFGLLNSLFEGKVVAKLPFKPFGLVMKMSHRGLQGTDPTDCSMAFLYFLCSISIRTNLQKFLGFAPPRGAGAGLFPMPDPKTS comes from the coding sequence ATGGCATATCCTTTCTCAGATTTTAAATACTCCGATGGCCTCACTGTAGTGGGTATCTCCTTCTGTACAGCTATTGTCTGTGAGGCCATCTCATGGGTTCTTATTTACCGCACCAATTCTTACAAGAACCTTCGGTCCTCCATTGACAAAGCCTCGAAGAAACTCGAGACTATGAAGACAGACAGCAACAAAATCAACATTAAGAAGTCCAAGACCAAAAAAATTGACCGTGTTGAGACAAGCCTTAAAGAGTCTAGTCGTGACTTGTCTCTCTTCAAGTTCAAATCTGGTGGTGTCGTTGCTCTGGTTCTCTTTGTGGTTTTTGGATTGCTAAATTCGCTCTTCGAAGGCAAGGTAGTTGCCAAATTGCCGTTCAAGCCTTTTGGGCTTGTTATGAAGATGAGCCATCGAGGGTTGCAAGGTACTGATCCCACAGATTGTTCCATGGCATTTCTATACTTCTTGTGTTCCATTAGTATCAGAACAAATCTGCAGAAGTTCTTGGGTTTTGCACCTCCAAGGGGTGCAGGTGCTGGTCTCTTTCCAATGCCAGACCCGAAGACCAGTTGA
- the LOC123890043 gene encoding uncharacterized protein LOC123890043, whose amino-acid sequence MTSENSSFVQPAIPCFDGHYDHWSMLMENFLKSKEYWTLVETGITEHASETALTEAQKKTLDDQRLKDLKAKNYLFQAIDRAVLETILKKDTAKDIWDSMKKKYQGTARVKRAQLQALRKEFEILHMKEGESVNDYFSRTLSIANKMRINGDKLEDVAVIEKILRSMTHKFDYVVCSIKESNGIDSLSIDELQSSLLVHEQRMGSYVVEEQALKVTAHEGTISRG is encoded by the coding sequence ATGACTTCTGAAAATAGTAGCTTTGTTCAACCTGCTATTCCATGCTTCGATGGTCACTATGATCATTGGAGTATGTTGATGGAAAATTTCTTGAAATCTAAGGAGTATTGGACTCTTGTGGAAACTGGCATCACTGAACATGCTAGTGAAACTGCTCTGACAGAAGCACAAAAAAAGACGTTGGATGATCAGAGATTGAAGGATCTAAAGGCAAAGAATTATTTGTTTCAAGCAATCGATCGTGCTGTATTGGAGACCATCCTAAAGAAGGACACCGCTAAGGATATTTGGGATTCAATGAAGAAGAAGTACCAAGGCACTGCACGGGTAAAACGTGCACAACTCCAAGCTCTTCGCAAAGAGTTCGAAATTCTTCACATGAAGGAAGGAGAGTCGGTCAATGATTATTTTTCAAGAACACTGTCAATTGCAAACAAGATGCGTATTAATGGAGACAAACTGGAAGATGTTGCAGTCATTGAAAAAATCCTTCGCTCCATGACACACAAATTTGACTATGTGGTGTGTTCCATTAAAGAATCGAATGGCATTGATAGTCTTTCGATTGATGAGTTGCAAAGCTCGCTGTTAGTTCATGAACAAAGGATGGGCAGCTATGTCGTGGAGGAGCAAGCCTTGAAAGTCACTGCTCATGAAGGAACCATTTCTCGAGGATGA
- the LOC123890044 gene encoding protein FLOWERING LOCUS T-like produces the protein MASTSRNPLVVGRVIGDILDPFESSVPLVVTYGNRTVTNGRELKPSQVANQPQVSIGGNDPSTFYTLIFVDPDAPSPSHPRFREYLHWLVTDIPATTEASFGNEIVGYEKPRPTLGIHRFVFILFRQQCRQRVSAPGWRQNFNTREFIEIYNLEQLPVAAVFFNCQRETGSGGRTFR, from the exons ATGGCCAGTACTAGCAGGAATCCTCTTGTTGTTGGGCGTGTAATAGGGGATATATTAGACCCCTTTGAAAGTTCTGTTCCTCTCGTAGTCACCTATGGTAATAGAACTGTTACTAATGGTCGTGAGCTTAAACCTTCCCAAGTTGCCAATCAACCCCAAGTGAGTATTGGTGGGAATGATCCGAGTACCTTCTACACCCTG ATCTTCGTAGATCCAGATGCACCTAGCCCAAGTCACCCCAGGTTTAGAGAGTATCTACATTG GTTGGTGACTGATATTCCAGCAACTACAGAGGCTAGTTTTG GTAATGAGATTGTAGGTTATGAAAAGCCACGACCCACCTTAGGGATTCATCGTTTTGTGTTTATATTATTTCGTCAACAATGTAGACAAAGAGTATCTGCTCCAGGTTGGAGGCAAAATTTCAATACAAGAGAGTTTATTGAAATTTACAATCTTGAACAATTGCCAGTTGCTGCTGTGTTCTTCAATTGTCAAAGGGAGACTGGCTCCGGAGGAAGAACCTTTAGATAA
- the LOC123890046 gene encoding protein FLOWERING LOCUS T-like yields the protein MPRNVVNPLVVGGVIGDVLDPFTNTVSLSAIINNKEISNGCQLRPSQLVNPPRINVGGDDLRTFYTLVMVDADAPSPSNPSLKEYLHWMVTDIPATTNASFGKEMVFYESPKPSAGIHRLVIVLLKQLGRDTVFAPDWRHNFNTRNFAEINNLVIVSSLYFHCHRERGCGGRRC from the exons ATGCCAAGGAATGTGGTCAATCCTCTTGTTGTAGGGGGTGTCATAGGAGATGTTTTGGACCCTTTTACAAACACTGTTTCTTTGAGTGCTATCATCAATAACAAAGAGATTAGCAATGGTTGTCAATTGAGGCCCTCTCAATTGGTAAACCCTCCAAGGATTAATGTTGGTGGTGATGATCTCAGGACTTTCTACACATTG GTTATGGTGGACGCAGATGCACCTAGCCCTAGTAACCCTTCTTTGAAGGAATACTTGCATTG GATGGTGACGGATATTCCAGCAACAACAAATGCAAGCTTTG GGAAAGAGATGGTATTTTATGAGAGCCCAAAACCTTCTGCAGGGATTCATCGACTTGTGATTGTATTATTAAAGCAATTGGGCAGAGACACTGTTTTCGCCCCAGATTGGCGTCATAATTTCAACACTAGAAACTTTGCTGAAATTAACAATCTTGTAATTGTTTCATCACTTTATTTCCACTGCCATAGGGAGCGTGGTTGCGGTGGAAGGAGAtgttag